A genomic region of Azoarcus sp. KH32C contains the following coding sequences:
- a CDS encoding ABC transporter substrate-binding protein, which translates to MLKKISCLFALVFWLALCGLPAGASATEAAIVLSKHNEVQAAFVAALRSALPQSGSIRVREAGAVGESYDETVLARADVIVAVGAEAVNQMAERSGVPILAVLISTQNLRALQIRYPRARIGGIVLDQPLLRHFRLVRNAMPSAERVGILLGPQSAPLRPALQDAAVRAGFKPNFEQIGDGDALLPALERLLEASDLILAVPDSLAYTPNTARPILLTTYRYRKPVFGYSQAYVTAGALAGVFSAPEDVARQTAEWLAQQGGGRIDLPPAEAPRYFSVGINRHVARALSITISDETTLADGIERRK; encoded by the coding sequence ATGTTGAAAAAGATTTCCTGCCTCTTCGCCCTCGTGTTCTGGCTGGCCCTCTGTGGCCTGCCGGCCGGCGCGTCGGCGACGGAAGCAGCGATCGTCCTGTCGAAACACAATGAGGTCCAGGCCGCCTTCGTCGCGGCACTGCGTTCGGCCCTTCCTCAGTCCGGCTCGATCCGTGTTCGTGAGGCGGGGGCAGTCGGGGAAAGCTATGACGAGACCGTCCTGGCGCGTGCCGACGTGATCGTTGCCGTAGGTGCCGAAGCGGTCAATCAGATGGCCGAGCGGTCGGGAGTGCCCATTCTGGCGGTGCTCATTTCGACCCAGAACCTGCGCGCGCTGCAGATTCGCTACCCGCGAGCGAGGATCGGCGGGATCGTCCTCGACCAACCCCTGCTGCGCCACTTCCGCCTCGTCCGTAACGCGATGCCGTCCGCGGAACGTGTCGGCATCCTTCTCGGACCGCAGTCGGCCCCGTTGCGCCCCGCGCTACAGGACGCAGCCGTCCGCGCCGGTTTCAAGCCCAATTTCGAACAGATCGGCGACGGCGATGCGCTCCTGCCGGCACTCGAACGTCTGCTGGAGGCGTCGGACCTGATCCTGGCGGTGCCCGACTCCCTCGCCTATACGCCCAACACCGCACGACCGATCCTGCTGACAACATATCGCTACCGCAAACCGGTGTTCGGCTATTCGCAGGCCTACGTCACGGCGGGCGCGCTGGCGGGCGTATTCAGCGCGCCCGAGGATGTCGCACGCCAGACGGCGGAATGGCTCGCGCAACAGGGGGGCGGACGGATAGACCTGCCGCCCGCGGAGGCGCCGCGCTACTTCTCGGTCGGCATCAATCGGCACGTTGCACGGGCGCTGAGCATTACGATCAGCGACGAGACGACGCTCGCCGACGGCATCGAAAGGCGGAAGTAG
- a CDS encoding ABC transporter ATP-binding protein — MLEISAVTKCHEKPVSHPWARPLFADVSLELHKGECVAIMGESGVGKSTLLNCIAGLEPVDGGVIRLDDVELTKLDEDAFARLRRKSFGFVFQAFHVLPHLTISQNVALPLWLLDTDEAETARRAGEMIERVGLGGRGDDWPRHLSGGELQRVAIARALVHRPLLVLADEPTGNLDPERAADILDLLLERIRTVEAMGVIVTHSAVAAGRADRVLRLTSGGLKAQPVVA; from the coding sequence GTGCTGGAGATTAGCGCCGTAACGAAATGTCACGAGAAACCCGTATCCCACCCCTGGGCACGTCCCCTCTTCGCCGACGTCTCGCTTGAGCTGCACAAGGGCGAATGCGTCGCGATCATGGGCGAATCGGGGGTCGGAAAATCGACCTTGCTTAACTGCATCGCAGGGCTGGAACCGGTGGATGGCGGCGTGATCCGGCTCGATGACGTCGAACTGACAAAGCTCGACGAAGACGCTTTTGCACGATTGCGGAGGAAGTCTTTCGGCTTCGTGTTTCAGGCCTTTCACGTCCTGCCGCACCTGACCATCAGCCAAAACGTCGCATTGCCTCTGTGGCTGCTCGACACGGACGAGGCGGAGACTGCCCGGCGGGCAGGAGAGATGATCGAGCGAGTGGGGCTCGGCGGTCGTGGCGACGACTGGCCGCGCCACCTTTCGGGAGGCGAACTCCAGCGCGTGGCAATCGCGCGGGCGCTGGTGCATCGCCCGCTCCTCGTACTTGCAGACGAGCCGACCGGCAACCTCGACCCCGAGCGCGCCGCCGACATCCTCGATTTGCTCCTTGAACGCATTCGCACCGTCGAGGCGATGGGGGTCATCGTCACGCACTCGGCCGTTGCGGCAGGTCGGGCGGACCGCGTTCTGCGGCTGACGAGTGGCGGCCTCAAGGCGCAGCCGGTCGTAGCGTGA
- a CDS encoding FtsX-like permease family protein, with protein sequence MTPILRHLFLASLRHSRFATGLSLLAIALGVALGLAVQLIHDAALDEFGRGLRSLAGVADLQLIGAKTGFDDAVYVEVARLPQVADVAPILELEVRLPGRTQTLRVFGVDVLRAYRLHAALQPRAESSDGESSEFAMFAPDALFLTTAARTALGLETGATLRVQSGTVERTLRIAGGVPAAPAGQLFGVMDIAAMQQIFDRIGRISRIDLRMRPGTDPEDMRKVLKTVLPPGVEILTPALVESQAVALSRAYRVNLTMLAAIALVTGAFLVFSSQRLAVARRAQEFAFLRAMGLTRRELMLGILVEGAVLGLGGGVLGIALGHALARLAIGLFGGDLGAGYFEGLAPTLRFEPLGAIAYLSAGVLAGLAGAWGPAREAARLNPASGLRAGADSGVFHVRTRSFPALILAAVALGLCVLPPVGGVPVFGYGAVAAILAAAILVLPGIASLIQWAWPPGQGVTVRLARARLAAAPGQAVVAAAGVVASVALAAAMGIMVTSFRHSVDAWLGIVLPADLYVSASRGANSGYLDEALIARVAQLDGVEALRPVRFDSIRLDATHYPVTLIARPVDGGKILPLVSTEDRERKRPEKVPIWISEAMAAIFSLDVGDELLIPIAGKPVPCRVAGIWRDYARQYGAFVIELDDYRRLTSDFSANDLGIWLRSGAAPETVAAEVRGASGDRAVDIAVPREIRDRSLAIFDRTFLVTYLMEAVAVVIGLFGVSASFAALASARRREFGMLRHLGLTRRDIGRLLAIEGAMTAAVGSLVGFVAGAAVSMVLIEVVNRQSFHWSMDIRIPFAGLATFAGVLIALAALAARLSGRQAMHQSAVLAVREDW encoded by the coding sequence GTGACGCCCATTCTGCGCCATCTCTTTCTTGCGAGCTTGCGCCATAGCCGGTTTGCGACCGGGCTGTCGCTGCTCGCGATCGCGCTTGGCGTGGCGCTTGGACTGGCCGTACAGTTGATCCACGATGCCGCGCTCGACGAGTTCGGCCGCGGGCTGCGCAGCCTGGCCGGAGTCGCGGATCTGCAGCTAATCGGGGCCAAGACAGGATTCGACGACGCCGTTTATGTCGAAGTCGCCCGGCTGCCGCAGGTCGCCGACGTTGCGCCCATACTGGAGCTGGAAGTGCGCCTGCCGGGGCGTACGCAGACCTTGCGCGTGTTCGGCGTCGACGTGCTGCGCGCCTACCGACTGCATGCAGCGCTGCAGCCGAGGGCCGAAAGCTCGGACGGCGAGAGCAGCGAATTCGCCATGTTCGCGCCGGACGCGCTGTTTCTCACCACCGCGGCGCGTACCGCGTTGGGGCTGGAGACTGGAGCCACCTTGCGTGTCCAGTCGGGAACGGTCGAGCGCACGCTGCGGATCGCCGGCGGCGTGCCTGCCGCACCGGCCGGCCAGCTGTTCGGTGTGATGGACATCGCCGCGATGCAGCAGATCTTCGACCGCATCGGCAGGATCTCCCGCATCGATTTGCGGATGCGGCCCGGTACCGATCCCGAGGACATGCGGAAGGTGCTGAAGACGGTGCTGCCGCCCGGTGTCGAGATCCTGACGCCCGCACTCGTCGAGTCCCAGGCGGTTGCGCTTTCACGCGCCTACCGGGTCAATCTGACGATGCTCGCCGCCATCGCGCTCGTCACAGGCGCCTTCCTCGTCTTCTCGTCGCAGCGGCTGGCTGTTGCCCGCCGGGCGCAGGAGTTTGCGTTCCTGCGCGCGATGGGACTAACGAGACGGGAGCTCATGCTAGGGATCCTTGTTGAGGGCGCTGTGCTCGGACTTGGCGGGGGAGTCCTTGGAATTGCGCTCGGTCATGCCCTTGCGCGCCTTGCAATCGGGCTGTTCGGAGGTGACCTCGGCGCCGGCTACTTCGAGGGCCTTGCGCCCACACTGCGATTCGAGCCTTTGGGGGCAATCGCGTACCTGTCTGCGGGCGTGCTCGCGGGGCTTGCCGGAGCATGGGGGCCGGCTCGCGAAGCCGCAAGGCTGAATCCCGCGAGCGGACTGCGGGCCGGCGCCGATTCGGGAGTCTTCCATGTCAGGACGAGATCCTTCCCGGCGCTGATCCTCGCGGCTGTGGCCTTGGGACTGTGCGTGCTGCCGCCGGTGGGCGGTGTGCCGGTATTTGGCTATGGCGCCGTCGCTGCGATCCTTGCAGCGGCAATCCTGGTTCTTCCGGGTATCGCATCCTTGATTCAGTGGGCATGGCCGCCGGGGCAAGGTGTGACGGTGCGCCTGGCGCGGGCAAGACTCGCGGCGGCACCTGGCCAAGCGGTGGTCGCAGCCGCCGGTGTCGTTGCGAGCGTTGCACTTGCGGCGGCAATGGGCATCATGGTCACATCCTTTCGCCATTCGGTGGACGCATGGCTGGGCATCGTCTTGCCGGCCGATCTCTACGTCAGCGCCTCGCGGGGTGCAAACAGCGGTTACCTGGACGAGGCGCTGATTGCGAGGGTAGCGCAGCTCGATGGGGTCGAGGCGCTCCGGCCCGTGCGCTTCGACAGCATCCGCCTCGACGCCACCCATTACCCCGTCACGCTCATCGCCCGACCGGTCGATGGCGGGAAGATCTTGCCGCTGGTCAGCACTGAAGATCGCGAACGGAAGCGACCGGAAAAGGTGCCGATCTGGATTTCGGAGGCGATGGCAGCGATCTTTTCACTCGACGTCGGTGACGAACTGCTGATTCCCATCGCCGGCAAGCCTGTGCCGTGCCGTGTCGCCGGTATCTGGCGCGACTACGCACGCCAGTACGGCGCCTTCGTCATCGAACTCGACGACTACCGCCGCCTGACGTCGGACTTCTCCGCGAACGATCTGGGTATCTGGCTGCGGAGCGGCGCAGCGCCGGAGACGGTCGCTGCGGAGGTGCGTGGCGCGTCAGGTGATCGGGCCGTCGATATTGCCGTGCCGCGCGAGATCCGCGACCGAAGCCTCGCAATCTTCGACCGTACCTTTCTCGTCACCTATCTGATGGAAGCGGTCGCGGTCGTTATCGGCCTTTTCGGCGTCAGCGCGAGCTTCGCTGCGCTTGCGTCGGCCCGTCGCAGGGAATTCGGGATGCTGCGCCACCTGGGCTTGACGCGCCGCGATATCGGCCGGCTCCTCGCGATCGAGGGGGCAATGACCGCGGCAGTCGGCTCCCTTGTCGGATTCGTCGCCGGGGCCGCGGTGTCCATGGTGCTGATCGAAGTCGTCAACCGTCAGAGCTTTCATTGGAGCATGGACATTCGCATTCCCTTCGCCGGCCTGGCGACGTTTGCCGGCGTCCTGATCGCGCTCGCGGCACTCGCTGCGAGGCTGTCGGGACGGCAGGCAATGCATCAGTCCGCGGTTCTCGCGGTGCGGGAGGACTGGTGA
- a CDS encoding lipocalin-like domain-containing protein produces the protein MSTARALIAVCALAVAQFLGAASAEYAAVRPERPLKFPGDFGAHPEYRTEWWYVTGWLLDEQRKERGFQLTFFRVRTRAGEENSSRFAPRQLVLAHAAIADPAEGRLLHDERSERAMDPLAGTDEGRTHAWTGSWELAQDDGNYRARAQTDSFEFDLKLVPSGAPAPNGKNGFSQKAPDPRNASHYYSRPQLAVSGTLRLRGKPHEVTGRAWLDHEWSSEYLPADASGWDWIGVNLHDGGSLMAFRMRSKDGAPIWAAATLAPPGGVPASLGPDKIRFLPVRRWRSARTGADYPVVWNIEVDGRMFRIEPLMDDQELDSPRSTRTVYWEGAVRVYEGEREVGWGYLEMTGYVGRLRM, from the coding sequence GTGAGCACCGCGCGGGCATTGATCGCGGTCTGCGCGCTGGCAGTGGCTCAGTTCCTGGGCGCTGCTTCCGCGGAATACGCCGCCGTCCGTCCGGAGCGTCCATTGAAATTCCCCGGAGACTTCGGCGCGCATCCCGAGTACCGCACCGAATGGTGGTATGTGACAGGGTGGCTGCTCGACGAGCAGCGCAAGGAGCGGGGCTTCCAGCTCACGTTCTTTCGCGTGCGAACGCGAGCTGGCGAGGAGAACTCCTCGCGCTTTGCCCCCCGACAACTCGTCCTTGCTCACGCGGCCATTGCGGATCCGGCCGAGGGCCGCCTCCTGCACGACGAACGCAGCGAGCGGGCGATGGATCCGCTTGCCGGAACAGACGAGGGAAGAACGCATGCCTGGACCGGTTCGTGGGAGCTCGCGCAGGATGACGGGAACTACCGGGCTCGTGCCCAGACCGACTCCTTCGAGTTCGATCTGAAGCTCGTACCGTCGGGCGCGCCTGCCCCCAACGGCAAGAACGGATTCAGCCAGAAGGCCCCCGATCCGCGGAATGCCAGTCATTACTACAGCCGTCCGCAACTCGCCGTCTCCGGGACCTTGCGCCTGCGCGGCAAGCCCCACGAGGTCACCGGGCGTGCATGGCTGGACCACGAATGGTCCAGCGAATATCTGCCTGCTGATGCCAGCGGCTGGGACTGGATTGGCGTGAATCTGCACGACGGCGGCTCGCTGATGGCGTTCCGCATGCGCAGCAAGGACGGAGCGCCGATCTGGGCCGCCGCTACACTGGCGCCGCCAGGAGGTGTGCCGGCTTCGCTCGGGCCCGACAAGATCCGTTTCCTGCCCGTGCGCCGCTGGCGATCCGCCCGCACCGGCGCCGACTATCCGGTCGTGTGGAATATCGAGGTGGACGGCCGGATGTTCAGGATTGAGCCGCTGATGGACGACCAGGAACTCGACAGCCCCCGTTCGACCAGAACCGTCTATTGGGAAGGCGCCGTCCGCGTCTATGAGGGCGAGCGCGAAGTCGGATGGGGATATCTCGAAATGACCGGCTACGTCGGGCGACTACGGATGTAA
- a CDS encoding sodium:proton antiporter translates to MSNAQWFLLLGGLFLAMGLTWSPLRRLPVTSAIIYLAVGLLVGPTFLHLFHFNPLKESALLEVLTEGAALISLYAAGVKMPVPVTLARWRTPILLAFVSMFVTVGLVAAFAAFVLDLPLGAAILLGAIVAPTDPVLATDVQIRHPGERDRLRFTLTCEAGMNDGSAFPFVMLGLGLLGLHDIGEDFIRWALIDVLWATAGGIGIGVAGGVLLAHVAHRIRNLGTRHELLDDFLGLGLIGVVYGASVALNTWGFLAVFFAAVALRQTERKLSGGQEDVPDRLRFDRDAEPAEGESGAAIQAVSEESLIFKEHLERLSELVLILLIGGTLFINSWSWRAVGLSLFLFLIARPVSVMVGLAGTRTPWKLRGLVGWFGVRGIGSLYYLMYSIQHGLPEKLALELIHLTLIVVALSIVCHGISVKPMMERFWSNSSR, encoded by the coding sequence ATGAGCAATGCGCAGTGGTTCCTGCTGCTGGGTGGTCTTTTCCTGGCAATGGGGCTGACCTGGTCTCCTCTCCGGCGATTGCCCGTCACCTCGGCGATCATCTATCTTGCCGTCGGACTGCTGGTCGGGCCAACCTTCCTGCACCTGTTTCATTTCAACCCGCTGAAAGAGTCGGCGCTGCTCGAGGTGCTCACCGAAGGCGCAGCCCTGATCTCGCTGTACGCAGCGGGAGTGAAAATGCCGGTTCCGGTGACCCTGGCGAGATGGCGTACTCCGATCCTGCTCGCCTTCGTTTCGATGTTCGTCACCGTGGGGCTCGTCGCGGCGTTCGCGGCGTTTGTGCTGGATCTGCCGCTCGGTGCCGCGATCCTGCTGGGCGCGATCGTCGCGCCGACCGATCCTGTGCTCGCGACGGACGTGCAAATACGCCACCCGGGAGAACGTGATCGGCTGCGCTTCACCCTGACCTGCGAAGCCGGCATGAACGACGGCAGCGCGTTTCCCTTCGTGATGCTCGGGCTTGGGCTCCTCGGGCTGCACGACATCGGTGAGGACTTCATCCGCTGGGCGCTGATTGACGTCCTCTGGGCAACAGCCGGCGGCATCGGCATCGGGGTTGCCGGCGGAGTCCTGCTCGCGCATGTCGCGCATCGGATCCGGAATCTCGGCACCCGGCACGAGTTGCTCGATGACTTCCTGGGGCTCGGGCTGATCGGGGTCGTCTACGGGGCAAGCGTCGCGCTCAACACCTGGGGATTTCTCGCGGTGTTCTTCGCGGCCGTGGCCTTGCGCCAGACCGAGCGCAAATTGTCGGGCGGGCAGGAAGACGTCCCCGACCGGCTGCGCTTCGATCGCGATGCTGAACCGGCCGAAGGTGAAAGCGGGGCGGCCATACAGGCGGTGAGCGAGGAATCACTGATCTTCAAGGAACACCTCGAGCGGCTGTCGGAACTCGTGCTCATTCTCTTGATCGGCGGGACCTTGTTCATCAACTCGTGGAGTTGGCGCGCCGTCGGTTTGTCGCTTTTCCTGTTCCTGATCGCCCGGCCGGTCAGCGTCATGGTCGGCTTGGCCGGAACCCGCACGCCCTGGAAGTTGCGGGGGCTGGTGGGATGGTTCGGCGTGCGAGGGATCGGCTCGCTCTACTACCTGATGTATTCGATCCAGCACGGTTTGCCGGAAAAGCTCGCGCTGGAACTGATTCACCTGACGCTGATCGTCGTCGCGCTGTCGATCGTATGCCACGGGATCAGCGTGAAACCCATGATGGAGAGATTTTGGAGCAATTCTTCGCGGTAG
- a CDS encoding MBL fold metallo-hydrolase, whose translation MFKKLTPIIAVSAALLALVPVAPAIAEVPMVKTQVPGYYRTMVGQFEVTALFDGAIELDVKLLRNTKPDELKWRLARHFVGNPKMQTAVNAYLINTGKNLVLVDAGAAGLFGPGLGNVISNMKASGYDPSQVDAVVVTHMHGDHIGGLADANSQPAFPNAVVHVSQADNDYWLSEKNAAGAPADMQGLFKMARDIAGIYQSRGKWKTFSDGSELVPGIRAVKANGHTPGHTAFSVESGDQKLLIWGDIIHAHGVQFSQPEVSIEFDVDQDQAIATRRSLLYAMATGKTLVAGMHLPFPGLGHVRADGKGVYSWVPIEYSPLPK comes from the coding sequence ATGTTCAAGAAACTCACGCCGATCATTGCCGTGAGCGCAGCCCTGTTGGCCCTTGTGCCCGTCGCACCGGCAATCGCCGAAGTGCCGATGGTAAAGACCCAGGTGCCCGGTTATTACCGCACGATGGTCGGCCAGTTCGAAGTCACGGCGCTCTTCGATGGAGCGATCGAACTCGACGTCAAGCTGCTGCGCAACACCAAACCCGATGAACTGAAATGGCGCCTCGCCCGCCACTTCGTCGGCAACCCGAAGATGCAGACGGCCGTCAATGCCTATCTCATCAATACGGGGAAGAATCTGGTTCTCGTGGACGCCGGTGCCGCTGGCCTGTTCGGCCCAGGACTAGGGAACGTCATCAGTAACATGAAGGCGTCGGGTTATGACCCCTCGCAGGTCGACGCCGTCGTCGTCACCCACATGCACGGCGATCACATCGGAGGCCTGGCGGACGCGAACTCGCAGCCAGCGTTCCCGAATGCGGTCGTCCATGTTTCACAAGCCGACAACGACTACTGGCTGTCCGAAAAGAATGCCGCGGGCGCGCCGGCAGACATGCAGGGCCTCTTCAAGATGGCACGCGACATCGCGGGCATCTACCAGTCGCGCGGGAAATGGAAGACGTTTTCCGACGGTAGCGAGCTGGTGCCGGGTATCCGCGCCGTCAAGGCGAACGGTCATACTCCCGGCCACACCGCATTTTCCGTCGAATCAGGCGACCAGAAGCTGCTGATCTGGGGTGACATCATCCACGCGCACGGGGTCCAGTTCTCCCAGCCGGAGGTGTCGATCGAGTTCGACGTGGATCAGGATCAGGCCATCGCAACTCGCCGTTCCCTGCTTTATGCAATGGCGACCGGCAAGACATTGGTCGCCGGGATGCACCTCCCCTTCCCCGGCCTGGGCCACGTGCGCGCCGATGGCAAGGGCGTCTACAGCTGGGTGCCCATCGAGTATTCGCCGTTGCCGAAGTAA
- the ettA gene encoding energy-dependent translational throttle protein EttA produces the protein MAQYVMSMLRVSKTVPPKRQIIKDISLSFFPGAKIGLLGLNGSGKSTVLRIMANADKEYDGEVQHLAGIRIGYLPQEPQLDPSKTVKDEVESGLGEVMEARTKLEEIYAAYAEPDADFDKLAEEQAKYENILATAGSDVETQMEIAADALRLPAWDAAIGNLSGGEKRRVALCKLLLSKPDMLLLDEPTNHLDAESVEWLEQFLTRFPGTVVAVTHDRYFLDNAAEWILELDRGHGIPWKGNYSSWLEQKEARLETESKQIDAHMKAMKTELEWARSNPKARQAKSKARLARYEEMTTVEYQKRNETQEIFIPPGERLGDKVIEFNGVSKAFGDKLLMDNVSFSIPPGAIVGVIGPNGAGKSTLFKMIEGRDKPDSGDITVGSTVKIAAVDQSREGLANDKTVFEAISDGADVLTVGRFEMPSRAYIGRFNFKGGDQQKIVGNLSGGERGRLHLAKTLISGGNVLLLDEPSNDLDVETLRALEDALLEFAGCALIISHDRWFLDRICTHILAAEGESQWTFFAGNYQEYEEDKRKRLGEEGAKPKRIRYKPISR, from the coding sequence ATGGCCCAATACGTAATGTCGATGCTCCGCGTGAGCAAGACGGTGCCGCCGAAGCGGCAGATCATCAAGGATATTTCGCTCTCGTTCTTCCCCGGCGCGAAAATCGGCCTGCTGGGCCTGAACGGTTCCGGCAAATCGACCGTGTTGCGCATCATGGCCAACGCCGACAAGGAGTATGACGGCGAAGTCCAGCACCTCGCCGGCATCCGCATCGGCTACCTGCCGCAGGAACCGCAGCTCGACCCGTCAAAGACCGTCAAGGACGAGGTGGAGTCCGGCCTCGGCGAGGTCATGGAGGCGCGCACGAAGCTGGAGGAAATCTACGCCGCCTACGCCGAGCCGGATGCCGACTTCGACAAACTCGCCGAAGAGCAGGCGAAGTACGAGAACATCCTCGCGACCGCCGGTTCGGACGTCGAGACCCAGATGGAAATCGCCGCCGACGCGCTGCGGCTGCCCGCGTGGGACGCGGCGATCGGTAATCTGTCCGGTGGCGAGAAGCGCCGCGTGGCGCTATGCAAGCTGTTGCTGTCCAAGCCCGACATGCTGCTCCTCGACGAGCCGACGAACCACCTCGACGCGGAGTCGGTCGAGTGGCTGGAGCAGTTCCTGACGCGCTTCCCCGGCACCGTCGTCGCCGTCACCCACGACCGCTACTTCCTGGACAACGCGGCCGAGTGGATCCTCGAACTCGACCGTGGCCATGGCATCCCCTGGAAGGGCAACTATTCGTCCTGGCTGGAGCAGAAGGAAGCCCGCCTGGAAACCGAATCCAAGCAGATCGACGCGCACATGAAGGCGATGAAGACCGAGCTGGAGTGGGCGCGGTCCAATCCGAAGGCACGCCAGGCGAAGTCGAAGGCCCGCCTTGCGCGCTACGAGGAGATGACCACCGTCGAGTACCAGAAGCGTAACGAAACGCAGGAAATCTTCATTCCGCCGGGCGAACGTCTCGGCGACAAGGTCATCGAGTTCAACGGCGTCTCCAAGGCCTTCGGCGACAAGCTGCTGATGGACAACGTGAGTTTCAGCATCCCGCCCGGTGCGATCGTCGGGGTGATCGGCCCCAACGGTGCGGGCAAGTCGACGCTCTTCAAGATGATCGAAGGCCGCGACAAGCCGGATTCGGGCGACATCACGGTCGGCTCGACGGTAAAGATCGCCGCCGTCGACCAGTCGCGGGAAGGGCTCGCGAACGACAAGACGGTTTTCGAGGCGATTTCGGATGGTGCGGACGTACTGACCGTCGGCCGCTTCGAAATGCCGAGCCGCGCGTATATCGGCCGCTTCAACTTCAAGGGCGGCGACCAGCAGAAGATCGTCGGCAACCTTTCCGGCGGCGAACGCGGACGCTTGCATCTGGCGAAGACGTTGATTTCCGGCGGCAACGTGCTGCTGCTCGACGAACCGTCCAACGACCTCGACGTCGAAACGCTGCGTGCGCTCGAAGATGCCTTGCTTGAATTCGCCGGTTGCGCGCTGATCATCAGCCACGACCGCTGGTTCCTGGACCGCATCTGCACACACATCCTCGCGGCGGAAGGCGAGTCGCAGTGGACCTTCTTCGCCGGCAACTATCAGGAATACGAAGAGGACAAGCGCAAGCGACTGGGTGAGGAAGGCGCCAAGCCGAAACGCATCCGCTACAAGCCGATCAGCCGCTGA
- a CDS encoding glycine cleavage system protein R, producing MTRFLVLTLIGDDRPGLVEQLSAVITRHEANWLESSMAQLAGKFAGVLKVAVAAERTEALQTALKALPGLTITVEQAGGPAASIPARTRRLAFSLVGHDRLGIVREISQVFARYGVNVEKLVTSTTSAPMSSETLFRAEAELKADDSLDARALQADLERLSNDLIADINLDEKTD from the coding sequence ATGACTCGCTTTCTCGTATTGACCCTGATCGGAGACGACCGTCCCGGACTCGTCGAACAGCTATCCGCCGTCATCACGCGCCATGAAGCCAACTGGCTGGAATCTTCGATGGCCCAACTCGCGGGCAAATTCGCCGGCGTCTTGAAGGTGGCCGTCGCCGCCGAGCGAACCGAGGCGCTGCAAACGGCATTGAAGGCCCTTCCCGGGCTTACGATCACCGTGGAACAGGCAGGCGGCCCCGCAGCCAGCATACCGGCCCGCACCCGACGGCTCGCCTTCAGCCTGGTCGGCCACGACCGCCTGGGCATCGTCCGCGAAATCTCGCAGGTCTTTGCACGCTACGGCGTCAATGTCGAGAAGCTGGTAACGAGCACGACCAGCGCGCCGATGTCGTCGGAAACCCTGTTCCGCGCCGAAGCGGAACTCAAGGCCGATGACAGCCTCGACGCCCGGGCCTTACAGGCCGATCTCGAGCGCCTGTCGAACGATCTGATCGCAGACATCAATCTGGACGAAAAGACGGACTGA
- a CDS encoding biotin/lipoyl-containing protein, protein MQSVLVRAGERISFDETLIVLETGKVALDIPSPQMGTIVEVKVEEGDLIDEGQLIALVEVA, encoded by the coding sequence GTGCAAAGCGTTCTCGTGCGCGCAGGCGAAAGAATTTCGTTCGACGAAACCCTGATCGTGCTGGAAACCGGAAAGGTTGCCCTTGACATCCCGAGCCCGCAGATGGGTACGATTGTCGAGGTCAAGGTCGAGGAAGGCGACCTGATCGATGAAGGGCAGCTGATAGCGCTCGTGGAAGTGGCCTGA